One Candidatus Cloacimonadota bacterium genomic window, TAGGTAAATTTGTCTCCGGTGTTAAGGTAAGTTTAATTAAAATAGGAGAAAGAGAAAATGGCAACAAAAATTGGAATCAATGGCTTCGGAAGAATCGGACGTGGTTTTTTGAGAATTCTGGAAGCCAGAGAAGAAACCGATCTTGAAGTCGTAGCAATCAATGATCTGGTTGGCGTTGATAATTTGGCCTATCTACTGAAATACGATTCTGTTCATGGCCGCTTTGACGGAACTGTCGAAGTTGACGGTAATGACATGATCGTTAATGGAAGAAAGATTGAAGTAACTTCCGAAACTGATCCTGCCAATTTAGGCTGGGATGAAAAAGATGTGGAAATTGTTATTGAATCTACCGGTGTTTTCAGAAAAAGAGATCAGATCGCCAAACATCTCGAAGCCGGTGCCAAAAGAGTTATCTTAACAGTACCTGCCAAAGACAAAATTGATGCTACAGTTGTTCTGGGCGTTAATGATGACGACCTTGATGCTGATGATGAAATCGTATCTAATGCTTCCTGTACAACAAACTGCCTGGCTCCTTTAGCCAAAGCATTGAATGATGAATTCGGTATTCAAAAAGGTCTGATTACCACAGTACACGGTTATACTGCAACTCAGGCTGTTCTTGATGCACCTGCCAGCAAAATTAGACGAGGACGTACAGCTGCTGAGAATATTATTCCAACTACTACTGGTGCTGCTATCGCCACAACCAAAGTACTTCCTGAACTGGAAGGAAAGATTGATGGTAAAGCATTGCGTGTACCTGTACCTAATGGTTCCTGTGTTGACGGTGTTTTTCTACTTGATGTTGAAGAAACAACAGTAGAAGACGTCAATGCTGCGCTCAAGAAAAAAGCTGAAGGCGAGATGAAAGGTATTCTTGGATATACAGAAGAAGAATTGGTATCCCGTGATATCATGGGCCAAAAAGAATCATCTCTTATCGACGCTAAAGCTACACAAATGGTCAACAAGAATATGGTTAAGATCATTTCCTGGTATGATAATGAATATAGTTATACAAATCGGGTTATTGATCTTGCTGAAAGAATGGTTGACATGCTGTAAAAATATCAAAGTCAGGGTGTGGTTTCGGCCACACCCTTTTTTACTGTCTGACACCCTTTGCACGCGTTCTCAAAGAAATCGGCC contains:
- the gap gene encoding type I glyceraldehyde-3-phosphate dehydrogenase translates to MATKIGINGFGRIGRGFLRILEAREETDLEVVAINDLVGVDNLAYLLKYDSVHGRFDGTVEVDGNDMIVNGRKIEVTSETDPANLGWDEKDVEIVIESTGVFRKRDQIAKHLEAGAKRVILTVPAKDKIDATVVLGVNDDDLDADDEIVSNASCTTNCLAPLAKALNDEFGIQKGLITTVHGYTATQAVLDAPASKIRRGRTAAENIIPTTTGAAIATTKVLPELEGKIDGKALRVPVPNGSCVDGVFLLDVEETTVEDVNAALKKKAEGEMKGILGYTEEELVSRDIMGQKESSLIDAKATQMVNKNMVKIISWYDNEYSYTNRVIDLAERMVDML